Genomic DNA from Paenibacillus donghaensis:
TCCCGTCTCCGTCGCAGATAATCAGCGTGCCGACATCCTGGAGGAACAGTGTGACTACCGCATCCTGAACCGTAGTGGTTTCCCGGATAATAATCGGCAGGCTCTGGATATCCTTGACCTTTGTCTCCTGCAGCAGCTTACCGCCCGAGAGGCGCGGTTTAGCCTTAGTGCCAAGGAAATAACCTACCTTGGGCTTGGCGTCAATATAATCGAGCATGACCAGAACGGAGAGGTCGGAGCGGATCGTTGGCCGGCTGAGCTGCAGGCTTTCGGCGATCTGCTCGCCGGTAATGGGTGCTCTTTTTTTGACAATATCAATGATTTGCATTTGCCGTGATGTTAGTTCGATCACAATGTCCCTCCACTTCCTTATACAAGGCACAGGCTTCCTCTATAGACAAGGAGCACCGCTTAACGATTCCCCCTCTCGATTATGAGTCATAATCACCTTCAATATCCGTTAACTTGATTATATAATACGCAATAGTGGTCATTAATGCAACATATAGTACGTCATATATTAGATTTTTTTACAACGGATGTGTTTAACTTCGCTTTAAAAAGCATTTGCACCAGCGCCCGGCCATTCACCAGCACCGTTCCGGTGATGATGGTGAACACGCCAAGCAGCGTCATCCAGGAGATCTCCTCCTTGTAGAGCAGGAATCCTACGCCGACGGCGATCGGGGGGGAAATGTACAGCCAGGTAGAGGGGAACACCGGATTCGTCCGTGCAACCAGCCAATAGAACAAGCTGTGGCCGACCATAGAGCCCACTACAGTAAGGTAGAGCAGCGAGCTGGCGCCTTCGAACGAGAGCAGAAATTCGGGATGCACCTTCTCGGTAGTCAGCGACAGAAGCAGCAGTAAGGTGCCGCCGTAGATCATTTGAGCCGCATTCAGTGCGATGGGAGAAACTTCGGACATGCGGGTGCTTACTTTTTTGGAATAAACCGCGCCTACGGCATAACAGCATTCCCCGACCAGGACGACAGCACAGCCGATCACCCATAGCGGCGAGACGTCAACAGCAAGACCCGGCAGCACCAGCAGCAGCACCCCGACAAGGCCGATCATACAGCCATAGATGGACAGTCTGGAAGCTTTTTGGCGGAGAATGGCGGTCTGCAGCAGCAGAATCATAATCGGGCCGGTAGCCGACAGCACCGCAGCAAGTCCGGAAGATACATATTGTTCCGCCCAATAGAGTGTCGAGAAGGTGCCGAAGGTCAGCGTGGCCCCGGTGAGTAGCATTTCCTTGCGGAGCAGGAGTTTGAAGCTGGCCCGGCCTTTCCAAACCATATAGAGCAGCAGAATCGTTCCCGCCGCCAGAAACCGCAATCCCGCCGAGAAGAAAGGAGGCGCGCCTGCGTCTACTCCAATTTTGATCGCCAGAAAGGTGGTGCCGAAGATCAGACAAACCAGTGAATACGCCAATAAAATCATGTTCAGTTCCCCTTTGTAATGTTGCTTCAGATCATAGTTCTCTATGCATTTTATCTATCATATAGGGGAGAGTACAGAACAGATGGTGAAGAGTAGAACAGATTAGGCGGGAAATAAGGTACAATACATGAAACAGAGGTTGCGGAGAGGATGGGAAGCAGAGATGGCAAAATCAGCGAGAGACTCAGGTTCGGCACGGTCAGCGCAGGGACAGCCGTTGTTCAGGCAGGTAATGAAATTTATGCTGAACCGGATAGAGCGGGGCGAATGGAAGGCGCATGAGAAGCTGCCCTCCATCCGGCTGCTGGCGGAAGAAACCGCGGTGCATCGGCTTACTGTGTTCAAGGCTTACCGGCAGCTGGTCGAGGAAGGCAAGCTTTATGTGCGTGAAAAGCAGGCTATTATGTCGCCCCGCAAGGGGGCTATCCGCACGGAAGGAGGAGACTGCGGCGGGTACAGCCGCCTTGTATTCGCTGACCAATGCGCTTTCGGATATCCAGCGGATGCAGGTAGAATATCAGTTCTCGCAAGCGCTGATTGATCCGGGACTGCTGCCCAATCTGTTTTTGTCTGACTATGTCAAAAAAGTCTTCGATCTCTACCCGAAGGTCATGGGCACCTATTCGACGGTACAGGGTGACCCGGAGCTGCGGGAGACGTTAAGCCAGCATTTCCGTACCCATCACCGGCTGCAGCTGTCTGCGGACGAGCTGCTGATTACTTCCGGCGCACAGCAGGCGATTAACTTGATCTCCGGATGCTGTTGGGTCCGTTGGATACGGTGCTGGTGGAGCGGCCTACTTATAGTGTGGCTATGGATATTTTTCGCCGGGAGGGGGCTCGGCTGGTGCCGGTCGAGATCACCCCGCAGGGGTATGATCTGGCGGAGGTTGAGGCGCTGATGAGGAAGCACAAGCCGCGCTTCTTCTATCTCAATCCCACGCACCATAATCCAACAGGCTACACCGTGCCTGCCGAGCAGCGGAAGCTGCTGGTCGAGCTGGCCGAGCGCTACCGCTGTCTGCTGGTGGAGGATGACCCGTTCCGCGATATGTATTTCGGGGCTGAGCCTCCGCCGCCTTGTTTCGCATATGATACGGAGGGTTGGGTCATCTATATCAGCAGCTTCAGCAAATATGTCGCTCCGGGGCTGCGCATCTGCGCGGTAGCCTGCCGTCATCCGTTCATGGAGCGGCTGATTACGGCCAAGTCGCTGGCGGACAACGGCACTCCGCTGCTGAATCAGAAAATCTTCCTGCATTACTACACCTCGCCCCGCCTGCAGCAGCATCTGGTGAAGCTGCGGATTGCGCTTCAGGTGCATAAGGAGATTGCGGAGGAGGTGCTGTCTGCTGCCGGATGGACCTGGACCGCCCCGCAGGGTGGGCTGAATCTGTGGGTCAAGCTGCCGGAGGACATACCGGTGGATGTGCTGTTTGCGCGTTGTATGGCGGAGTCGATCGCTTTTGTGCCGGCGAGATTCTAGATCCGCGCGGCGAGATGAAATCCTGGCTGCGTCTCAGTTATTCATTCGCCAGCGAAACGGTGCTGCGCGAGGGCATGCAGCGGCTGAC
This window encodes:
- a CDS encoding helix-turn-helix transcriptional regulator; protein product: MQIIDIVKKRAPITGEQIAESLQLSRPTIRSDLSVLVMLDYIDAKPKVGYFLGTKAKPRLSGGKLLQETKVKDIQSLPIIIRETTTVQDAVVTLFLQDVGTLIICDGDGKLAGVASRKDFLKVTLGNPGAVTIPVSMVMTRQPKVVTVSPEEPVLEAAHKMIFHEVDSLPVVVSGGDGENGVKLDVVGRLTKTSIIKLLLEIEANG
- a CDS encoding DMT family transporter; amino-acid sequence: MILLAYSLVCLIFGTTFLAIKIGVDAGAPPFFSAGLRFLAAGTILLLYMVWKGRASFKLLLRKEMLLTGATLTFGTFSTLYWAEQYVSSGLAAVLSATGPIMILLLQTAILRQKASRLSIYGCMIGLVGVLLLVLPGLAVDVSPLWVIGCAVVLVGECCYAVGAVYSKKVSTRMSEVSPIALNAAQMIYGGTLLLLLSLTTEKVHPEFLLSFEGASSLLYLTVVGSMVGHSLFYWLVARTNPVFPSTWLYISPPIAVGVGFLLYKEEISWMTLLGVFTIITGTVLVNGRALVQMLFKAKLNTSVVKKSNI
- a CDS encoding winged helix-turn-helix domain-containing protein, which encodes MAKSARDSGSARSAQGQPLFRQVMKFMLNRIERGEWKAHEKLPSIRLLAEETAVHRLTVFKAYRQLVEEGKLYVREKQAIMSPRKGAIRTEGGDCGGYSRLVFADQCAFGYPADAGRISVLASAD
- a CDS encoding aminotransferase class I/II-fold pyridoxal phosphate-dependent enzyme encodes the protein MQVEYQFSQALIDPGLLPNLFLSDYVKKVFDLYPKVMGTYSTVQGDPELRETLSQHFRTHHRLQLSADELLITSGAQQAINLISGCCWVRWIRCWWSGLLIVWLWIFFAGRGLGWCRSRSPRRGMIWRRLRR
- a CDS encoding PLP-dependent aminotransferase family protein — protein: MDIFRREGARLVPVEITPQGYDLAEVEALMRKHKPRFFYLNPTHHNPTGYTVPAEQRKLLVELAERYRCLLVEDDPFRDMYFGAEPPPPCFAYDTEGWVIYISSFSKYVAPGLRICAVACRHPFMERLITAKSLADNGTPLLNQKIFLHYYTSPRLQQHLVKLRIALQVHKEIAEEVLSAAGWTWTAPQGGLNLWVKLPEDIPVDVLFARCMAESIAFVPARF